The following proteins come from a genomic window of Phnomibacter ginsenosidimutans:
- a CDS encoding ribonuclease H-like domain-containing protein, which produces MQIHYLTAMQIPQPEQCIFIDIETVSQQPDFKQLPAEWQSLFEEKTSWLQTENSTPESLYQEKAAIMAEFGKIICISVGYLRKDAAGKFELRLKSFYGDDEAVVLTMFVQSVTQLMQARKMRMWFAGHNIREFDIPYICRRLLVQGQSLPQWLDFQALKPWDVPLLDTLQLWKFGDYKHFTSLKLLAACLGIASPKQDLDGSMVGNAYWQEKALDKIVSYCQRDVLTVAQLLLRFSQLPLLNDEQVVVQ; this is translated from the coding sequence ATGCAAATTCATTACCTTACTGCCATGCAAATACCCCAACCAGAACAATGTATTTTCATTGATATTGAAACTGTTTCGCAGCAACCGGACTTTAAGCAACTGCCTGCAGAGTGGCAGTCGTTGTTTGAAGAGAAAACCAGCTGGCTACAAACGGAAAACTCAACCCCTGAATCGTTGTATCAGGAGAAGGCGGCTATTATGGCTGAGTTTGGAAAAATCATTTGTATTAGCGTAGGCTATTTACGAAAAGATGCAGCCGGCAAGTTTGAGCTTCGGTTGAAATCCTTTTATGGCGATGATGAAGCTGTTGTTCTTACCATGTTTGTACAATCTGTAACACAGCTGATGCAAGCCCGCAAAATGCGGATGTGGTTTGCCGGTCACAACATCCGTGAGTTTGATATTCCGTACATCTGCCGCCGTTTGCTTGTGCAAGGTCAATCCTTGCCGCAGTGGCTCGATTTTCAGGCTTTAAAGCCTTGGGATGTGCCGCTATTGGATACGCTGCAACTGTGGAAGTTTGGCGATTACAAACATTTTACCTCGCTTAAATTATTGGCAGCCTGTTTGGGCATTGCCTCTCCCAAGCAAGACCTCGATGGTAGCATGGTGGGTAATGCGTACTGGCAAGAAAAAGCATTGGACAAAATTGTTTCATATTGCCAGCGGGATGTACTGACCGTTGCTCAACTCTTGTTGCGTTTTTCGCAGCTGCCATTGCTCAACGATGAACAGGTTGTGGTTCAATAA
- a CDS encoding DUF5690 family protein, which produces MPLAPQLKLRSPISIALYSAMAAFLTYTMIFGFRKTFTVATFDGLQYWGVGYKTLIVVAQVLGYLLAKFYGIRFIAEMKRQQRWKIILILTGVAWVSWLLFAVFPAPYNIVFAAINGFPLGMLWGVVFSYIEGRRSTDFLGAALAVSFIFSSGFVKSIGGWLMQHWGVTELWVPFVAGLVFAIPLLLFVWMMEQIPAPTAEDEAERMHRKPLTQPERHQILKQFWPGLILAILVYVFATIFRDIRDNFSADMWKELGFGERPAIFTQTELPITLGILLMVGSLTLVRNSSKAFMIAHLLIAAGFIITGTSSLLFMAGHVPAFTWMVGTGMGLYMVYIPFNSIYFERMIASFKISGNVGFLIYLADSAGYVGSVAVLVSKELLQVKTAWVPFFSQSTQWLSLAGLLLTILAASYFFKKGRKQVLIDGTS; this is translated from the coding sequence TTGCCATTAGCCCCACAACTGAAACTACGGTCGCCCATAAGCATTGCACTCTATAGTGCCATGGCGGCTTTTCTTACCTACACCATGATCTTTGGTTTTCGTAAAACATTTACGGTAGCCACTTTTGATGGTTTGCAATATTGGGGTGTTGGATACAAAACATTGATTGTAGTAGCGCAGGTGCTTGGCTATCTGCTGGCCAAGTTTTACGGCATTCGTTTTATAGCAGAAATGAAACGCCAACAGCGTTGGAAAATCATTTTGATACTCACAGGTGTCGCCTGGGTTTCCTGGTTGTTGTTTGCGGTGTTTCCGGCCCCTTACAATATTGTGTTTGCTGCCATCAATGGATTTCCGTTAGGCATGCTGTGGGGTGTGGTCTTTTCGTATATAGAAGGCCGAAGAAGTACAGACTTTTTAGGGGCGGCACTAGCGGTGAGCTTTATTTTCTCCAGTGGCTTTGTAAAATCCATTGGCGGCTGGCTCATGCAGCACTGGGGGGTTACAGAATTGTGGGTGCCCTTTGTTGCTGGTTTGGTATTTGCCATTCCCCTCCTGCTGTTTGTATGGATGATGGAACAAATCCCTGCCCCAACTGCGGAGGATGAAGCAGAAAGAATGCACCGCAAACCACTCACCCAACCAGAACGGCACCAAATATTGAAACAGTTTTGGCCGGGACTCATCCTTGCTATTCTGGTGTACGTATTTGCTACCATCTTCCGGGATATCCGCGACAATTTTAGCGCCGATATGTGGAAGGAACTGGGCTTTGGCGAAAGACCCGCCATTTTCACCCAAACTGAACTCCCCATTACCCTCGGTATACTGCTGATGGTAGGTAGCCTCACCCTTGTACGCAACAGCAGCAAGGCATTTATGATAGCCCATTTACTGATTGCTGCCGGCTTCATCATTACAGGCACCAGTAGTTTGTTATTTATGGCCGGCCATGTACCAGCATTTACCTGGATGGTGGGTACCGGAATGGGCCTGTATATGGTTTACATCCCCTTCAACTCCATTTATTTCGAACGAATGATTGCTTCCTTTAAAATCAGTGGAAATGTGGGCTTTCTGATATATCTGGCCGATTCGGCCGGCTATGTGGGTAGCGTGGCGGTGTTGGTGTCAAAAGAGTTGCTTCAGGTGAAAACCGCTTGGGTACCATTTTTCAGCCAAAGTACTCAGTGGCTGTCGTTAGCAGGTTTGTTGCTCACCATTTTGGCGGCCAGCTACTTTTTTAAAAAGGGGAGAAAACAGGTATTAATAGATGGGACATCCTGA
- a CDS encoding Crp/Fnr family transcriptional regulator, with the protein MTPSVEGLYFVEKTRIAVPAGSILPSAFLRFFHPISDKAARFIDSKAFQCSVPKNKFLLRSGQTCPYLFLVNKGLFRGYILDGKTEVTTWITAENDLVSSISSFFDQSPSLENIQALEDGELIGIHFDDLESAYQKFPELNQAARKVLQVMYRQAEERAFLVRLTKASSRYAYFQQTKPDLLNRVSLKFIASHLGMTLETLSRLRGSILRPNAEAQEKRI; encoded by the coding sequence ATGACCCCTTCTGTAGAAGGCCTTTATTTTGTAGAAAAAACTCGAATTGCTGTGCCGGCAGGTTCTATACTGCCTTCGGCATTCTTGCGTTTCTTCCATCCCATTAGCGACAAAGCAGCCCGCTTTATCGATAGCAAAGCGTTTCAGTGCAGCGTACCCAAAAACAAGTTTTTGCTGCGCAGCGGTCAAACCTGCCCGTATTTATTTTTGGTAAATAAGGGCCTGTTTCGCGGTTACATACTTGATGGCAAGACTGAGGTAACTACTTGGATTACAGCAGAAAACGATCTTGTTTCATCCATCAGCAGCTTTTTCGACCAGTCGCCATCGCTGGAAAATATTCAAGCTTTGGAAGACGGAGAGCTAATTGGCATACATTTTGACGATTTAGAATCTGCCTATCAAAAATTTCCGGAACTGAATCAGGCGGCCCGTAAGGTATTACAGGTAATGTACCGCCAGGCAGAGGAAAGGGCATTTTTGGTTCGGCTCACAAAAGCCAGTAGCAGATACGCTTACTTCCAGCAAACCAAGCCTGATTTGCTCAACAGGGTATCGCTCAAATTTATTGCTTCCCATTTGGGAATGACTTTAGAGACCCTCAGCAGACTCAGAGGGTCAATATTGAGGCCTAATGCCGAGGCTCAGGAAAAAAGAATTTGA
- the fusA gene encoding elongation factor G, giving the protein MADLKFRRNFGIAAHIDAGKTTTTERILRYTGMIHRIGEVHEGAATTDWMEQEKERGITITSAAVSCKWNFPTVKGKADANTKEYSFNIIDTPGHVDFTVEVERSMRVLDGLIALFSAVDGVEPQSETVWRQANRYGVPRIGFVNKMDRSGADFLNVVKQVREMLGSKAVPLQLPIGAEDNFQGVVDLIKMKGIIWHMETEGMTFDEIDIPADMVEEAQMWRAQLVEAVAEYDDQLMEKFFDNPDSISEDEIHEAIRKATIDLSIVPMMCGSSFKNKGVQTALDAVCRYLPSPVDIPDTLGINPDTGEEVVRKPDVKEPFAALAFKIMTDPFVGRLAFFRCYSGKLDAGSYVRNMRSGKNERISRIMKMFANKQNPIDFIEAGDIGAAVGFKEIKTGDTLCDEKFPVVLENMFIPEPVIAIAVEPKTQADVDKMGMAIAKLVEEDPTLRVNTDEETGQTILRGMGELHLEIIVDRMRREFKVEVNQGAPMVAYKEAFTQTVQHREVLKKQSGGRGKFADIQFEIGPVDEEWQKENPDKYFQFVNDLFGGSIPKEFVGPIQKGFENSMGTGVLAAYPVVNMKVRVFDGSFHAVDSDGMSFELCARSGFREAGRKAKPVLLEPIMKVEVITPDQYMGDVTGDLNRRRGMLEGMDSRNNAQVIKAKVPLSEMFGYVTQLRSLSSGRATSTMEFSHYAPAPNNIAEEVIAKQKGKLKVED; this is encoded by the coding sequence ATGGCCGATCTTAAATTCAGACGCAACTTTGGTATTGCCGCTCACATCGACGCTGGTAAAACCACCACTACTGAGCGTATTCTGCGCTACACAGGTATGATCCACCGCATTGGTGAGGTGCACGAAGGTGCTGCCACCACCGACTGGATGGAACAAGAAAAAGAACGTGGTATCACTATCACTTCTGCAGCGGTAAGCTGTAAGTGGAACTTCCCTACTGTAAAAGGTAAGGCAGATGCCAACACCAAAGAGTATTCTTTCAACATCATTGATACTCCCGGACACGTGGACTTTACCGTGGAAGTAGAACGCTCTATGCGTGTACTCGATGGTTTGATTGCCCTCTTCTCTGCGGTAGATGGTGTAGAACCTCAGTCTGAAACCGTATGGCGTCAGGCCAACCGTTACGGTGTACCCCGTATTGGTTTTGTAAACAAAATGGACCGTTCCGGTGCCGACTTCCTCAATGTAGTGAAGCAGGTACGTGAAATGCTGGGTTCAAAGGCTGTGCCTTTGCAGCTCCCAATTGGTGCAGAAGACAATTTCCAGGGCGTGGTTGACCTCATTAAAATGAAGGGCATCATTTGGCACATGGAAACTGAAGGCATGACTTTCGATGAAATCGATATTCCTGCTGATATGGTGGAAGAAGCGCAAATGTGGCGTGCCCAACTGGTTGAAGCCGTAGCTGAATACGACGACCAGTTGATGGAAAAATTCTTCGACAATCCGGACAGCATCAGCGAAGATGAAATTCACGAAGCTATCCGTAAGGCTACCATCGATTTGAGCATTGTGCCTATGATGTGTGGTTCTTCATTCAAAAACAAAGGTGTTCAAACAGCACTCGATGCCGTTTGCCGTTACCTGCCTTCTCCTGTTGATATTCCTGATACCCTCGGTATCAACCCTGATACTGGTGAAGAAGTGGTTCGTAAGCCTGATGTGAAAGAACCTTTCGCAGCCTTGGCTTTCAAAATCATGACCGATCCTTTCGTAGGTCGTCTGGCGTTTTTCCGTTGCTACAGCGGTAAGCTCGATGCTGGTAGCTATGTACGCAATATGCGTAGCGGTAAAAACGAACGTATCAGCCGTATCATGAAGATGTTTGCCAACAAGCAAAATCCGATTGACTTTATCGAAGCTGGTGACATTGGTGCTGCCGTTGGTTTTAAAGAAATCAAAACCGGTGATACCCTGTGCGACGAAAAGTTCCCCGTGGTATTGGAAAACATGTTCATCCCTGAGCCTGTAATCGCCATTGCCGTAGAGCCTAAAACTCAGGCCGACGTAGACAAAATGGGTATGGCCATTGCCAAACTGGTAGAAGAAGATCCCACGTTGCGTGTAAATACCGACGAAGAAACCGGCCAAACCATCCTGCGTGGCATGGGTGAACTGCACCTGGAAATCATCGTAGACCGTATGCGTCGCGAATTCAAGGTAGAAGTTAACCAAGGTGCTCCCATGGTGGCCTATAAAGAAGCGTTCACTCAAACTGTACAGCACCGTGAGGTACTGAAGAAGCAGTCTGGTGGTCGTGGTAAGTTTGCCGACATCCAGTTCGAAATCGGACCTGTGGATGAAGAATGGCAAAAAGAAAATCCTGACAAGTACTTCCAGTTTGTAAACGACCTGTTTGGTGGTAGCATTCCGAAAGAATTTGTCGGACCGATCCAGAAAGGTTTTGAAAACAGCATGGGTACTGGCGTTCTTGCTGCTTATCCTGTTGTAAACATGAAAGTTCGTGTATTCGACGGTAGCTTCCACGCAGTTGACTCTGATGGTATGAGCTTCGAATTGTGTGCCCGTTCTGGTTTCCGCGAAGCTGGCCGCAAAGCCAAGCCCGTATTGCTGGAGCCAATCATGAAGGTAGAAGTAATTACTCCTGACCAGTACATGGGTGATGTAACAGGTGACTTGAACCGTCGTCGTGGCATGCTGGAAGGCATGGATAGCCGCAACAACGCACAGGTGATTAAAGCCAAAGTACCGCTGAGCGAAATGTTTGGTTATGTAACACAATTGCGTTCACTGAGTTCTGGCCGTGCCACCAGCACTATGGAATTCAGCCACTACGCACCTGCGCCAAACAACATTGCCGAAGAGGTAATTGCGAAGCAGAAAGGCAAACTGAAAGTAGAAGACTAA
- a CDS encoding DUF6580 family putative transport protein yields the protein MSTTVIGFFIHERKAGQILAGAIAAPVVYFLLSNFQVWIGGGGLVRAKNLAGLMQTYVDGLPFLKTSMVGTILFSGIFFGVQSVVTASAAAKSKATV from the coding sequence TTGTCAACCACGGTTATTGGTTTTTTCATACATGAAAGAAAAGCCGGTCAAATACTGGCAGGTGCCATTGCAGCCCCTGTGGTGTATTTCTTGTTGTCCAACTTTCAGGTATGGATTGGCGGTGGCGGATTGGTGCGGGCTAAAAACCTCGCCGGCCTTATGCAAACCTATGTGGATGGCCTTCCCTTCCTCAAAACCAGCATGGTAGGCACTATTCTTTTTAGTGGTATCTTCTTTGGTGTACAATCGGTAGTTACGGCTTCTGCGGCGGCCAAATCAAAGGCAACCGTTTGA
- a CDS encoding DUF6580 family putative transport protein yields MNRSVALVFALLIAICTLYRIVPYEMRPEWLGAPQLAMAIFAGSIIKDRKLAFLLPLGSMLISDVIMQLLHSVILLFTLVFTKVSSSTMY; encoded by the coding sequence ATGAACAGATCTGTTGCCTTGGTTTTTGCATTGCTGATTGCTATTTGTACCCTGTACCGCATTGTGCCCTATGAAATGCGCCCTGAGTGGCTGGGTGCACCGCAACTGGCCATGGCTATTTTTGCCGGCAGCATCATCAAAGACAGAAAACTGGCTTTCTTGTTGCCCCTTGGTTCTATGCTCATCAGCGATGTAATCATGCAGCTGTTGCATAGTGTGATCCTTCTATTTACATTGGTTTTTACAAAGGTCAGTTCATCAACTATGTATTGA
- a CDS encoding YraN family protein has protein sequence MEKSAQHNNQHTGKRGEDFACHYLLQQGFEILQRNWRYKKTETDIIARREKVLHFIEVKTLNTPFAALPELKVNQAKLRQMKLGAAGYLEQQPQWHFIQFDILAIRFNAEMVADVLLIEDVF, from the coding sequence GTGGAAAAATCAGCCCAACATAACAATCAACACACCGGCAAACGAGGCGAAGACTTTGCCTGTCATTACCTCTTGCAGCAGGGCTTCGAAATATTGCAACGCAACTGGCGGTACAAAAAAACAGAAACAGACATCATTGCCCGGCGTGAAAAAGTACTCCATTTTATTGAGGTAAAAACCCTCAACACCCCATTTGCTGCACTGCCCGAGCTCAAAGTAAACCAGGCCAAACTTCGGCAAATGAAGCTAGGAGCAGCCGGGTATTTGGAACAGCAGCCCCAATGGCACTTCATTCAATTTGATATTCTGGCCATCAGATTCAATGCCGAAATGGTAGCCGACGTTTTGCTGATTGAAGACGTCTTTTAA
- a CDS encoding 23S rRNA (pseudouridine(1915)-N(3))-methyltransferase RlmH translates to MKILFWSVGGKHDSNMAKAIEDFTQRVSHYYPCEWKLVAPPKNAASMSIADQKDAESDLLLRSLDPVDYVVLLDERGKMLSSPELAAIIEQRAINGAKKIHFVIGGAFGVNDAVRKRADLVWQLSRLVFPHQLVRLILAEQVYRACSIIRGEKYHHV, encoded by the coding sequence ATGAAAATCCTCTTTTGGTCGGTAGGCGGCAAGCACGATAGCAATATGGCAAAAGCCATTGAAGATTTTACCCAGCGGGTGTCGCATTATTACCCCTGCGAGTGGAAGCTGGTGGCGCCGCCCAAAAACGCAGCCAGCATGAGTATTGCTGATCAAAAAGATGCGGAGAGTGACCTGTTGCTGCGGTCGTTGGACCCTGTAGATTATGTGGTGTTGCTGGATGAACGGGGTAAAATGCTGTCATCGCCAGAGCTGGCAGCCATTATAGAACAACGGGCCATTAACGGGGCTAAAAAAATCCATTTTGTCATTGGCGGGGCCTTTGGGGTAAATGATGCTGTAAGAAAACGGGCAGACCTGGTGTGGCAGCTTTCCAGGTTAGTTTTTCCCCATCAGTTGGTTCGTTTAATACTGGCCGAACAGGTGTACAGAGCCTGCAGCATCATCCGTGGCGAAAAGTATCATCATGTTTAA
- a CDS encoding OmpH family outer membrane protein, translating to MGRIQQLQAKAPTMSQQEGEAAQAEINQMQMTLQQREAQLTQNLQEKQFKKMKEINDKIAEFLKSYNSSKKFAYIISRSPGDFVYFADSTYNITDDVIKGLNATYKPQQ from the coding sequence ATGGGCCGTATTCAGCAGCTGCAAGCCAAAGCACCTACCATGAGCCAGCAAGAAGGCGAGGCTGCACAGGCAGAAATCAATCAGATGCAAATGACCTTGCAGCAACGTGAAGCACAGCTTACACAAAACCTGCAGGAAAAGCAGTTCAAGAAAATGAAAGAAATCAATGATAAGATTGCTGAGTTTTTGAAGAGCTACAACAGCAGCAAAAAGTTTGCCTATATCATTTCCCGTTCTCCCGGCGACTTCGTGTATTTCGCCGACTCTACCTACAACATTACTGATGATGTAATTAAAGGATTGAACGCCACCTACAAGCCGCAGCAGTAA